ATTGCCGACGAAGTCGGACTCGGCAAGACGATCGAGGCTGGCATGCTGCTCCGGCAGATGTGGCTGGCCGGTCGCGCTCGGCGCATTCTCGTGCTTACGCCAGCCGCGGTGATGGCGCAATGGCAAGTGGAGCTTCGCGAGAAGTTCAATCTCAACTGGCCGGTATACGACGATGGATGCCTAACTTGGTGCGCGTCGCCGGCCATGCGCGGGGTCGAACCGAGCGTTGTGGGGAGAGCAGACTGGCACCGTCAGCCGGCCGTCATCGCGTCGAGCCAACTCATGCGTCGACGAGACCGCGAGAAAGAGCTTTGCGTGGAGGCCGAACCGTGGGACCTCGTCGTGCTCGATGAAGCACACCACGCGCGGCGCAAGGGTGCCGGTTCGATCGGCGAAGAGGGGCCTAACGCGCTGCTCCGCCTCATGCGGCGGCTGCGAAGTCGCACGAAGGGTCTCGTGCTCCTCACCGCCACGCCAATGCAAGTGCACCCTGTAGAGCTCTGGGACCTCCTCGACCTTCTCGGCCTTCCAGCCGGTTGGGATCAGAACGCCTTTCTTCGGTTCTTCGACCTGACGGCGAAACCTGCGCTATCGCACGACGACCTCGACGAGTTGGCAGCGAGGTTCCGTGCGGTCGAGCGCGAATATGGAGAAACGAGCCCAGAGGCCTTGACTCGTATCGGCGTCGCGGGCCGCGTGCGGGCGCGGCGCATCCTCGCTGCACTGCGGGATGATTCGAGCATTCCGCGCCGCACGCTGAGCGCCGATGACCGCGACGCCGCGGTCCGCCTCATGCGCGTCACGACACCCGTATCACGACTTGTGTCGCGAAACACTCGCGACCTGTTACGGCGCTACTACGAAGCCGGGCGTATCGATACGCCGATCGCCGCTCGCGAAGTACGAGACGAATTCATCGACCTGACGGCGGACGAACGCGCTGTATACGACTCCGTGGAGGAGTACATCTCGACCACGTACAATCGCGCGGCGACAAACGACAGGAATGCGGTTGGGTTCGTGATGACCGTGTATCGGCGTCGCCTCGCGAGCAGCTTTCGCGCTCTTCGCGATACGCTCGAGGCTCGGCTCGAAGCGCTTTCGCGCCGAAGGGATGCGCATGGCAACCGGTTGGCTGGCGAAGATGACGCGTCGGACGATGAGACCAGAGACGACGTGATGGACGCCGAGGAGGCACTCACGTTGGAGCGTCGGGCGCTGCGCAACGAGGAACGCCAAGCCATTGACACGCTGCTACGGCGAGTGGCGAACTTGCCGCTGGACACCAAGGCGCAGCGCCTGTTGGACGTGCTGGCTGCACTGCAGGACGACGGGTACGCGCAGGCGATGGTGTTCACGCAGTTCACTGACACCATGGACTTTCTGCGTGGCCATCTCGCATCCAACGACGCCACCTCGCTCCTCTGCTTTTCGGGGCGCGGGGGAGAAGTGCTGGGGACCGATGGGCAATGGCAGTCGGTGTCGCGCGACGAAGTGAAACGCCGTTTTCGAGAGCAACGTGCCAACATCCTGTTGTGCACCGACGCTGCCGCTGAAGGTCTCAACTTCCAATTCTGCGGCGCGCTCGTGAATTACGACATGCCGTGGAATCCTATGCGTGTCGAGCAACGAATCGGCCGCATCGATCGCGTGGGTCAAAGACATCAAACGGTTCGCATCGTGAATCTGCACTACGCGGATACTGTAGAGGCCGACGTCTACCTCGCGTTACGGAAACGTATCAAGTTGTTCGAATCAGTCGTGGGGCGTCTCCAGCCGATCCTCGCACAGTTGCCACGCACTATCACGGCTACCGTGCTTCAGACGCCGCCGCCAAACAAGCACGAAAGGCAACGTCTCGCGACAAGTATCACCAGCCAGGTTGATGAATTGAATCGTGAGCGTACTGGTCTCGATCTGGACCTTCTCGCTGCCGACGTGCTGGAGGTGCCCGTCCGAACGCCAGCGGCGCTCGACCTCGATCGTCTCGACGACGTGATTCGCAGTGCAACTCTGATGCCTCCTGGTATCGAGGTGCGTCTTCTTGGCCGGCGACAGTACGCCTATCGCGCGCCTGACATGACGGAAGAAATCCGGGTCACAACCGACGCGGCGTTATTCGACGATCACGCTGACAGCTACGAGCTGTGGTCTCCCGGATCACCGGTGTTTCCCACGCCATACGATCGCTAGACGTGCTCGGCCAATCACGTTGATCGATCGCCATAAAGGACGGTCGCTAGTTCGCGAATCGGCTCGACACGTGGCAGGCGGCGGGCGCAGTCCCTCGACGAATTGAGCGAGTGCGAACAACTCCGCCCCATCACGTCGTCTTTCGCGCGTCATCACAGAGTTTTTGCCTACTTTGTAGGCAATAATTCCCCGATGCGCCGAACATGGACGGGGCCAAGGTCGGCCGGCGGCCCAACGGCTCCCGACGTCCAGCGCCGCCTTTCCTCCGAAGCGCAAAACGAGCAGAATTGCCCGACGGCGCTCGAGGTCCAGGACTTCCTGGTCGAGTGCTTGTAGCTCCCTTCATGCGAGGAAACACCATGCGCCGGATCCGCGGTCAGCTGCCGATCCTTGCAGTTGCGTTGTGCGCCACCCTGCCGGCGGTGTCGCAGGCACAGCAGCGCACGCGGGTCGTCACCGTATCCGATGGCGCCGCCGATCCGGCCGTCTCGCCCGACGGTTCCGAGATCGCGCTCAGCATTCTCGGCAAAATCTGGATCGTACCGGCGAACGGCGGCGAGGCGCGGCAGGTGACTAACGGCATCAGCTGGGACTCCCACCCGGCGTGGTCGCCCGACGGACAGTTCCTCGCGTTCTCGCACGAGGGCGGGGACGGGAACGACCTGGTCATGCTCAACCTCGCCACCGGCACGGCGTCGGCCTTTTATCACACCGACGATCAGATTCTCGAGAGCGAGTTCGCACCGAAAGGCGACGAGATCTATTTCGTCGCGATGTCGGAGCAGCTCGACGCGCACGTGATGCACGTGCCGGTCGACGGGGGGAAGGCCGAGCCGGTGACCGAGACGCACAACTGGCACGAGTGGAGCTTCGCGCTCTCGCCCGACGGGCAGCAGATGCTGCTCGCGTCGGGCCACTACGGTGGCGCCGATCTCTTCCAAGTCGACCTGCCGAGCCGCGCGGCCACGCGCCTAACCGACACGCCGTGGCATCAATCGTCCGTGGCGTGGAGTGCCGACGGCAAGACCTTCTACTACATCAGGTCCGTCAACGCGATGGACTCGATCATGGCGATGCCCGCTGCCGGCGGCGCACCGCGCCTCGTCTTCGCGAGTCCGTTCGACGACAAGGAGCTCGCGCTCGCGCCCAACGGGAAGACCGCCGTCCTGTGCGCCGGTCGCAAATTGTACCGTCTCGACCTCCAGACCGGCGCCATCGCGCCGATTCCGTTCACGGCGCGCTTCACGCTCCCGGCGCAGTCGGCGCCGGACATGATCATCACGCACGCGCGACTCTGGGACGGCACGGGCGCGGCCCCGGTCGCCGATCGGACGATCGAAATTCGCGGCGGCAAGATCGCGTCGATCGGGGGGCGCCAGCCTGACGGTGCCGGCGGCGTGCCGGTGATCGACGCGCGCGGCCGCACCGTGATGCCGGCGCTGATGGACAACCACTATCACTTCTGGGACTTCGGCCAGGGGCCGCTGCTCCTGAGCCACGGGATCACGACCATCCGGGATCCGGGCGCACCGCTCTCGCTCAGCATGACGTTCAAGGAGGCGATTGCGTTAGGCATCTTCCCCGGCCCCACCATCTATTCCGCCGGCCCGCTCATCGACGGCCTCGGCGACTACCACCCGCTGGTGGATGTGATGCTCGACGACACCGTCGGCGCGGCGACCGTCGTCCGCGCGTTCAAGGCACAAGGTGTCGATCTGCTGAAAGTGTATTTCATGCTCAAGCCGGAGGTCCTGTGCGCCGTCATCCGCGAGGCGCACAAAGTCGGCTTGCGCGTCACCGGCCACATCGGCGTGCACACGAGTTGGACCCGCGCCATGGACTGCGGGATCGACGGACTCAACCACATTCGGGTGTGGGCCGACTTGCTTCCCGCGAACGAGCAGCCGCAGGGCGAAAACGAGTCGCTCGCTGCCGACAGGAATCCCGTGGCGCGCATGCAATCGGATTGGCACGAGATCGATCCGGACTCGCCGCGCGTGACCGCACTCATTCAGAAGATGGCGCGCTCGAAGGTCGGCTTCGATCCGACGCTGTCCATTCAGCGGATCGACGACGGCATGCGCAAGTCGCTCGGCCTGGCGCAATTCGCGACAGCGCGGGACAGCTATCGGCGCATGTCGCGCTTCGTGGCGCGCGCACAGCAGATGGGCGTGTTCCTGCTTGCGGGCACGGACGACGGCTCGCTGTTCGATGAGATGGAAGCCTACGACAGCGCGGGCGTGCCGAAGACCGCGATCTTGCAGGCGGCGACGGCCAACGGCGCCAAGTGGTTAGGCAAAGATGGCGAGTTCGGCACGATCGAAGTCGGGCGGCGCGCCGATCTGATCATCGTCGACGGCGATCCCTTGAAGACCATGTCGGACATGCGCAAAATCGCCATCGTGGTCCAGGGCGGCCGCATCGTGTTCCGCAAGTAGGCGAGATCGAGCAGGACCCGTCATCGATGCGCGTGTGCGTGACGCGCACGCGCACGAGTCGCCACGCGATCGTCCCCGGTTACCGCTGGGTCCGGCACTCGTCTGCGTAGGGAATTCGATCGCGTCTAACAGACAGGCCAACCAGCCACTTCGGGGACGTTCATGCCTGCTCGCTCCGGTTTTTTCGCGCTTGCCGCCGCGCTCGCGGTGTCGGCCTGCGGCGCGACGATGGTCAACGCCCCGGGACACGCCGGCGCGTATGCGCCGGTGAACGATGCCGATCGCGTCGGGGTGATCAAGTTCCGCGACGACGACCTCCTGCGTGAGAAACGCCGCCAGGATGCGTACAAGCAGATGTACCAGGCGTGCGGCGGCAAGTATTCCATCGTGGATGAGGGCGAGAGCATCGACGGCAAGGAGATCTCGCACTACTCGAACACCAAGACGACGACGGACTCGACCGCGGAATCGACGACGCGCTACCGCCAGCGCAGCGCGACGACCAATGCAAACTCCTCGACGGAGACGAACACCGCGAACTCCTCGACGACCGTGGTGCGCAACCAGCATTATTGGGTGATGCAGTTCCGTTGCGTCCACGACAGCACGGCGCCATCATCACGGTAATCGCCGGCGCTCGACGCCGCGGCGATCGGCAACGTTAGGCAGCCGCGGCACGCCGCGGCGTGGTGGGAGGGCGGGATCCAGTGCGACTGATGTGGTGTAGCATCGCGTGCGCGGTGCTCTTGTTTGCGGCGTCGCCGGCCCGGACCCAACCCATATATCGTCGAGCCGACGTCGACACGGCCGGCCGCCTGCGCGTCACCACATCCTCCGGCGTGACGATCACTCCGCGCATGGACAGCGACCGGGTGGGTGTCGCTGCACCGGCCGTGAGCCTGGATGGCCGGAGCGTCGGGTGGCTGGCGCTCTACTCCAATCCCTACACGTCGTATCCGATTCCGTTGGTGCTCGTGGTGCGCGCGTCCGCGCGGGAACGCCGTTTTCACGGCATCGACCTGCCGATCGGGCAGTGGGCGTTCCTCGACCGTGGCCGCGGGGTCGCTCTGAGCCAGGCTCCGCTCCACGGCGCCGTGACCACGCATTACGAGCTCTACGACGTCGACACGGGCCGGCGGTTAGGCGCGTACGATCAGGCGCCGGACAGCGGTGATGTCCCGTTAGGCGGCCCCCCGCTGCGTGCGGCGCCGGCGTGGGTCCGCCGGGCGTTCGCACGGCCGCCTGATTCGCTCAACCGTTAGGAAATAGGACCGGGCATCCGCCGGACGCCAACGCCGCGGGAGGAGCCGCACGCCGCCATCATTAGAGAGGGCAGCACGGCGCGCCGCGACCTGTCATATTCCACACGGTGATCGTCATCGGACATGCGGCATGCGCAAACAGTACTATTTCCGGAACTCACCCCGCGGTCGACTCGCCTGGGACGTCGAGCGGCTCGTGGAGCTGTCACGCACGTTGCCCGTTCGCTCCGTGCCCTTGAGCGAGATTCGTGCGCTCGATGAAATACTCGACCATGATGGACAGGCCATCACGTGGCGTGGATTCGTCGAACACGCGGCATTGATGAACGAGGCGGATCTCGCGTTTCCGATCATCCTCGCCGCGGATGGTGCGGTGATGGATGGCCGGCATCGCGCGGCCAGGGCGTTGCTCGAAGGACGCGCGCGTTCGCATCCGGGTCTATTCGGCGCGACGCCGTACCGCTGATCATGCTCGAGGGCGCATACTCGTCTCTTCCAGAGCTTGCGGATCTCGTCGAGGTCGCGATACTCGTGGAAGCACCCGCGGCGACGCGGCACGAGCGACTCGCGTTGCGCGCAGCTGTCGATTTTCTCGACGCATGGCACCGGCGATGGGATGCAGCCGAGGATTACTTTTTCACAGAAGTGCGGCCGCGGACATCGTTCGATATCGTGGTGGATTCCATGGCATCGCGCGTGTCGATGAGGTAGGTCGTGTCCATGGTGCACGCCTTATCACTCGTGGATGTCGTGGGCGCGGCCGCCGTCGCGCACGTCGGGTTCGTGCGTTAGGCCACAGGAGCACCGGAGGGGGATCGATGCCGGCGAACTCAGCCGTTCACGTGATGGTCGTCGAGGGATTTGCCGACTGGGAGCCGGCGCACGCCTTGGCGGAGTTGCGCCGCTGGGGCAAACGCACGGTGCGCAGCGTCGGGTTCACGCTCGAGCCGGTCATGACCATGGGCGGCCTCCGGGTGACGCCGGATGTCGATATCGCATCGGTGGAGCCGACCGATGTCGAGGTGCTCATCCTCCCCGGCGGAACGCTGTGGGAGAGCGACGACTATCCGCGGGTGGCGCTCGAGCCGCTCCTAACGAAGCTCGTGGACGCCGGCACGCCCGTCGCCGCGATATGCGCCGCCACGCTCGCGCTGGGCCGCGCGGGCATTCTCGACGACCGACGGCACACGAGCAATGCACGGAGCTATCTGGCCGCGCGCGCAGGTGGATACGCCGGCGGTGAGTACTACGTCGATGTCCCGGTCATTGCCGATCGCCATGTAATCACGGCCAGCGGCCTCGCGGCCGTCGACTTCGCTCGCGCGATCTTCGCCGAGTTGGGTGTTGCCACCGATGACCAGCGAGCGATGTGGTACGACCTGTTCAAGCACGGTCGTCTTCCGGACGTGGTGGCCGCGCCAATCGGCGACGCTCGGACCTGACGGCTCGGATTTCGCATCGGTGCCCGCAGATGCGCCGCCTGCGTTACAACATCGCGATGAGCCTCGACGGCTACATCGCCGATTCCCACGACGGGTTCGACTGGATTCTCAACGATGATACCGTCGACTTCGCTGCCCTCTTCGCACGAGTCGACACGATCATGCTCGGCCGCCGCACATACGACCTCGTTCGCGCGCATGGCGAAATGCCGTGGAAGCCGGACACGCGCGTGTTCGTCGTGTCGCGGACGCTCGCGCCGGAATCGCGCGGCAACGTGACCGTCGTGTCCAGCGATCCGGTCGCGATCGCGTCGTCACTGCGGCGCGAAAGCGGCGACGGCGAGATCTGGCTGTTCGGCGGCGGCCAACTGTTCGCCGAGCTGCTCGCGGGCAACCAGGTGGACGCCGTCGAGGTGACGATCGTTCCCGTGTTGCTCGGCGGCGGGGTGCCGATGCTGGCGCCGACATCGAGTCGCACGACGCTCGCGCTCACGCATTCGCACGTGTATCCGAGCGGAATGGTGGCGCTGCATTACGCGGTGCCCGGCGCGGCGGCGGTCTAACGGTCGGCTGCATGAGGCAACGGAATCTCTATCTTCTGAGGACAATAACGCATGCACGGCCGCCCTTTCAGCGTGTGAGCCGGTCGCGGACTTCGGTGAAGCGCGGGTGCGCCCGAAGCGGCGCATACAACGGCATGTAAAGGGCAAAGCCCGCGAGTAGCTCGTGCGCGTCCGCGCTGCGGCCGGCGAAATCGACGGCGTCGTCCAAGCGACCGGCGGCGATCGCGGCCATCGTGAGCGCCGAGTACGACGCCGGCTCGTACTCCGAACGCAGAACTATCTCGCGGAAATAGGCGTCGGCGCGGCCCACGTCGCCTCGCGCGGCCGCGGCAAACGATGCAGCCGCCAGCACCAATGGTGACCGCGCAGAGATGTCGATGGCGCGCTGCGCATGCCGCACGGCGGTCTCCGTGTCGCCCGTTTCGGCGCAGACCATCGCGAGTGTCGTTAGGCCAAGGATGGAGTGCGGTTCGAGCTCGACCGACTGCTGGGCGGCGGCGAGTGCGTCCGCCGTCTGGCCGGCGATGTCGTACACCTGAGAGGCCAGCGCGCTGACCGTCGGGTTGCGCGGATCATCCAGCTGCGCGCGTCGCGCCTCGATCGCCGCTCGCTCGATATCTCCACACCCCATGATGAGCCCATAGAGCGCGAACATGACGCGTGCCTCCGATTGCATCGGACTCACCTCGAGCGCGCGCTGCCAAGAGCGAACGGCCGCCTGTGCATCCCAGTCGAAGGAGAAGGCAACGACGGCGTGCACGGCCAGGGCATCGGCCAAATCCGGCTGGATCGCGAGGGCTGCGGCGATCGACTGCTTGGCGCGCGCAATCGCCATCGCGGCCGGGGCGCGATTGAAGGTGGCGAGCAAGCGCCACGCCTCGGCCATGGCGGCATGGGCGCGGGCGTGCGTCGGATCCAGCTCCACGACGCGCTCGAGTAGTGTGATTGCGCGGTGCAGGTCGACGCGCCGGCCAACGATGGCGCGCGCTTCGAGGAAGAGCTCGAATGCCTCGACCTGCGCCGGAGTTGCGCGCCCGCGATGCTTGGGGGCCGTGGTGTCGAAGGTGACTTGCAGTTTGGCTGCGATCGCGGCCGCAATTTCGTCCTGCACGGCGAATACATCGACGAGCTCTCGATCGTATCGCTCGGACCAGAGATGATAGCCGTCGGCGACGTCGGTGAGCTGCGCGGTTACGCGAAGCCGGTTTCCTGCTTTGCGTACGCTGCCCTCGAGCACCGTGGCGACGTTCAGCTTCTCGCCAATGGTGCGCAGGTCGTCGCGCGCGCCCTTGAACGAAAACGCCGATGTACGCGCTGCGACGCGAAGCCCATCGATCTGCGTTAGGACGTTGATGATTTCCTCGGAAATGCCGTCGCCCAGGTAGTCGCTCCCCTGCTCGGCGCTCAAGTTCTCGAACGGCAGTACCGCGATCGACTGCGCCGGCGCGCGACCCTGCGCTCGTGTCGGCGATGACATGCTGTCGCGCAGCGCGTCGCGCAGATCGGCTGCCGTCTCGAATCGGTCCATCGGCGTGCGGGCTAACGCGCGGTGGACGATGCGCGCGAGGGGACGCGAGACCGCGTCGCGGAGCGCGGTCACGTCGGCGGGCGTCTGGACGAAGCGTTTCGCGATCACTGACTGAGCCGTCGGTCCGGTGAACGGCGGCTCGCCGACGAGCATTTCATAGAGCACGCAGCCGAGCGAATACACGTCGCTGCGTCCGTCGATGGGTTCGCCCACCGCTTGTTCCGGGCTCATGTAGGCGGGTGTGCCCACGCTCGTGCCGACTTGCGTGAGCGCATCGCCGGCGACGTCGCTCAGCGCTTTGCCGATGCCGAAATCGGCCACGAGCGCGTGGCCGTCTTGCAGCATGATGTTTTCGGGCTTGATGTCGCGGTGTACGATGCCTTGGCGGTGTGCATGGTCGAGCGCCGCTGCAATCTCGGATGCAATGCGGACGGCATCCGGGACGGGCAGCTGCCGATGGGCGGCGAGGCGATCGCGCAGCGAGTGCCCTTGTACGTTAGGCATCACGTAGTACAACGCGCCGTCGCTCTCGCCGGAGTCGAAGAGCGGCAGGATGTGCGGGTGCGCGAGCTTCGCCGCCAGGTGGATCTCGCGCAGAAATCGTTCGCGCCCAACGGACTCCGCGAGGTCGGCGCGCAGTATCTTGACGGCGACGTCGCGGTCGTGCTTGAGGTCGCGTGCGAGGTAGACCGTCGCCATCGCGCCCGCGCCGATTTCGCGTTCGATGCGATAGCGGCCGGAGAGCGTGTCGGGGCGAGGGTCGTTGCGGACGGAGCTCATCGGAGGTGCGAACCGGATGGCTTCTCGAGTGACCGCGGTTCAATACGGCGGTGCAAGCCACCCAGATGCGGCCGCCCGTCATATGTAATCGAGACGCAAAGCTGAGCGCCTGCAAGATGCGACAATTGCCACGGATGGGCTCGGTTCCTCGTGCCTCGGCCTCCTGCGTTGCAAATTTGGAGGCGGACTCTCGCGAGGAGACATGTCACACGTCAAACTGGACCCTCGATCGCTCGCCGGCCGGTTGCGCGCCGCGGCGCTTGCTTTTCCCGAGACCACGGAGGATTTTCCGTGGGGCGAGCGCGCGTTCAAGGTGCGCGGAAAGGTGTTTCTGTTTCTGCACACCGAGAAAGGAGGCGTGCGATTCTCGGTCAAGCTTCCGCAGTCGTCGGCGGAGGCGCTCGAGCTACCGAACGTCGAGCCGACCGGGT
Above is a genomic segment from Gemmatimonadaceae bacterium containing:
- a CDS encoding helicase-related protein, whose product is MADEVGLGKTIEAGMLLRQMWLAGRARRILVLTPAAVMAQWQVELREKFNLNWPVYDDGCLTWCASPAMRGVEPSVVGRADWHRQPAVIASSQLMRRRDREKELCVEAEPWDLVVLDEAHHARRKGAGSIGEEGPNALLRLMRRLRSRTKGLVLLTATPMQVHPVELWDLLDLLGLPAGWDQNAFLRFFDLTAKPALSHDDLDELAARFRAVEREYGETSPEALTRIGVAGRVRARRILAALRDDSSIPRRTLSADDRDAAVRLMRVTTPVSRLVSRNTRDLLRRYYEAGRIDTPIAAREVRDEFIDLTADERAVYDSVEEYISTTYNRAATNDRNAVGFVMTVYRRRLASSFRALRDTLEARLEALSRRRDAHGNRLAGEDDASDDETRDDVMDAEEALTLERRALRNEERQAIDTLLRRVANLPLDTKAQRLLDVLAALQDDGYAQAMVFTQFTDTMDFLRGHLASNDATSLLCFSGRGGEVLGTDGQWQSVSRDEVKRRFREQRANILLCTDAAAEGLNFQFCGALVNYDMPWNPMRVEQRIGRIDRVGQRHQTVRIVNLHYADTVEADVYLALRKRIKLFESVVGRLQPILAQLPRTITATVLQTPPPNKHERQRLATSITSQVDELNRERTGLDLDLLAADVLEVPVRTPAALDLDRLDDVIRSATLMPPGIEVRLLGRRQYAYRAPDMTEEIRVTTDAALFDDHADSYELWSPGSPVFPTPYDR
- a CDS encoding amidohydrolase family protein, which produces MRRIRGQLPILAVALCATLPAVSQAQQRTRVVTVSDGAADPAVSPDGSEIALSILGKIWIVPANGGEARQVTNGISWDSHPAWSPDGQFLAFSHEGGDGNDLVMLNLATGTASAFYHTDDQILESEFAPKGDEIYFVAMSEQLDAHVMHVPVDGGKAEPVTETHNWHEWSFALSPDGQQMLLASGHYGGADLFQVDLPSRAATRLTDTPWHQSSVAWSADGKTFYYIRSVNAMDSIMAMPAAGGAPRLVFASPFDDKELALAPNGKTAVLCAGRKLYRLDLQTGAIAPIPFTARFTLPAQSAPDMIITHARLWDGTGAAPVADRTIEIRGGKIASIGGRQPDGAGGVPVIDARGRTVMPALMDNHYHFWDFGQGPLLLSHGITTIRDPGAPLSLSMTFKEAIALGIFPGPTIYSAGPLIDGLGDYHPLVDVMLDDTVGAATVVRAFKAQGVDLLKVYFMLKPEVLCAVIREAHKVGLRVTGHIGVHTSWTRAMDCGIDGLNHIRVWADLLPANEQPQGENESLAADRNPVARMQSDWHEIDPDSPRVTALIQKMARSKVGFDPTLSIQRIDDGMRKSLGLAQFATARDSYRRMSRFVARAQQMGVFLLAGTDDGSLFDEMEAYDSAGVPKTAILQAATANGAKWLGKDGEFGTIEVGRRADLIIVDGDPLKTMSDMRKIAIVVQGGRIVFRK
- a CDS encoding DJ-1/PfpI family protein, with the protein product MPANSAVHVMVVEGFADWEPAHALAELRRWGKRTVRSVGFTLEPVMTMGGLRVTPDVDIASVEPTDVEVLILPGGTLWESDDYPRVALEPLLTKLVDAGTPVAAICAATLALGRAGILDDRRHTSNARSYLAARAGGYAGGEYYVDVPVIADRHVITASGLAAVDFARAIFAELGVATDDQRAMWYDLFKHGRLPDVVAAPIGDART
- a CDS encoding dihydrofolate reductase family protein, producing the protein MRRLRYNIAMSLDGYIADSHDGFDWILNDDTVDFAALFARVDTIMLGRRTYDLVRAHGEMPWKPDTRVFVVSRTLAPESRGNVTVVSSDPVAIASSLRRESGDGEIWLFGGGQLFAELLAGNQVDAVEVTIVPVLLGGGVPMLAPTSSRTTLALTHSHVYPSGMVALHYAVPGAAAV
- a CDS encoding protein kinase, translating into MSSVRNDPRPDTLSGRYRIEREIGAGAMATVYLARDLKHDRDVAVKILRADLAESVGRERFLREIHLAAKLAHPHILPLFDSGESDGALYYVMPNVQGHSLRDRLAAHRQLPVPDAVRIASEIAAALDHAHRQGIVHRDIKPENIMLQDGHALVADFGIGKALSDVAGDALTQVGTSVGTPAYMSPEQAVGEPIDGRSDVYSLGCVLYEMLVGEPPFTGPTAQSVIAKRFVQTPADVTALRDAVSRPLARIVHRALARTPMDRFETAADLRDALRDSMSSPTRAQGRAPAQSIAVLPFENLSAEQGSDYLGDGISEEIINVLTQIDGLRVAARTSAFSFKGARDDLRTIGEKLNVATVLEGSVRKAGNRLRVTAQLTDVADGYHLWSERYDRELVDVFAVQDEIAAAIAAKLQVTFDTTAPKHRGRATPAQVEAFELFLEARAIVGRRVDLHRAITLLERVVELDPTHARAHAAMAEAWRLLATFNRAPAAMAIARAKQSIAAALAIQPDLADALAVHAVVAFSFDWDAQAAVRSWQRALEVSPMQSEARVMFALYGLIMGCGDIERAAIEARRAQLDDPRNPTVSALASQVYDIAGQTADALAAAQQSVELEPHSILGLTTLAMVCAETGDTETAVRHAQRAIDISARSPLVLAAASFAAAARGDVGRADAYFREIVLRSEYEPASYSALTMAAIAAGRLDDAVDFAGRSADAHELLAGFALYMPLYAPLRAHPRFTEVRDRLTR
- a CDS encoding MmcQ/YjbR family DNA-binding protein, with product MSHVKLDPRSLAGRLRAAALAFPETTEDFPWGERAFKVRGKVFLFLHTEKGGVRFSVKLPQSSAEALELPNVEPTGYGLGKHGWVTADVDATRDAPMETYEAWLAESYRAVAPKSILVKLDDPRRTMKQ